One window from the genome of Rhizoctonia solani chromosome 15, complete sequence encodes:
- a CDS encoding Retrovirus-related Pol polyprotein from transposon opus, whose amino-acid sequence MPPRFCGLTSAALTTDPASGYLAMLPLATTVLSAHSFTTVLRFHNPVSEAQYIKETFYTHKTLAFWASCFSILNWVLATLLLSHQSYILGNKIFVYGVAPVLTVPLPMFIIFDWPQTCPWIYQIWLAAAVWSWAWYNIMFMYLCGNYSQQTGYIPCLDRDFLVLFYYVTGLPVIAIFALGQNRTVQTFMVILFVCTAAALVSIFYTPERRAFATTASHKKPEPRPRDSKGQFLAKPRPNQDDTLESTRINTSTIPSSFSQSLENSPNTESVPFPKSPSLVSENIPLLPPSATGTLRGRKDRRNFSNPFNPSDLSRRLSQAAGGRDSPPHTHRPPVTPRRSLSSPQSPASQASSPSILGPASPSLGKAAASAMGDPTASRKPDPWPRLQALGQFVDEGLPSREAEYRSSFLLATQGCSDEDIARLWIANLKYKGKAWWWHQKLISTEDGEQAAQKWSTLVVEIDKRWKSPKPNFEAYLTRCYEEWRAHTMDLAAMTPELTNAATSGQNPLEEWAMRHKSLALDCDGESGRARVYNLTQHVLPPFIVDMLPKLSYGSNFDGLINDIAALNPRSVLNQYADSATLNALANLCLSEHPSTRLPARSRPTNSWLPTSNSMQTLAAIRTAPSRLVPAPHVQFSNPLVQPATTHVPATTTRALPQPPASTAARPSSTRAEPPQDPPQALLPSVVLQIARARQPNPPVPPRTPSRAEYEQQVQQWHATHGDQRPNIFCPFPLTPGSAPPTSKLCSICAKGDHNSLECKAAPEDRLPLQERLYRASVSQSLRQDEPRQTRPSPYTPSPLYRRRSLFSQPVELVEPIELVEHQEPYSYAYEYDSGNKEAKPSAPERLVGSGTTKSSANNFIYTARVPTALSPESIIYSWYPESELVVEIGSMEENQTREHPFKLCVKLISSDKTPSTELWGTIDGGAMLCVVNSVVWAQIEHSFGKLAPSNVVCRMANGNRVPSMGKGVGSIVHRECIWPIEFEVLDSGGSFEILLGKNWLRRAEAEQIFKSDAITLATEAGPNERLQSRREGQALADKGWMAEQALVDYERRKPMEQDIPDSPDESAEESWSRAKAEAEDARIQSVMFTEEEMSTPTSVQPLDNILDRATRARARQRGPTIDTQPATPPTAASPSERKTNPFSPGRVAEILRKVRIGPDLSTDQKNLAQDLVREFADVFALNLLEVCAVDFTELRLDIPTGATFPMRAGQKRMTEPQKQALYGMLDELELAGIIEQVTQDQVKAVSPISLVPKPGGVNLPTLEYLQRLANSECRRYGIPIQFPEAGFHEPEQLQEPTAPAKWRLVQNFASVNQVTRIRSFPMGDLAAKQRAVAGHSFISIMDLQAGFHAIPIAQESVPYTAFYVDGRGHYVYKRMPFGLTSAPTVFQEMIAMAFNDLLGKILEAWMDDLATAADTFEEGMQNLRTIFTRCRDRKISLSASKTVLFMTEAVFAGARVSKAGIRPDLAKVRAILEWPEPQTILEVMSFIGLTNAYQSKIRDYARIAQPLQDYTRGVRSADSPKAEYRQTLRETRVTLSDKAKKSFARLKTILTLDSVLRAPVYDGRPFIVTTDGSKYGFGAVLAQEWEEISANAVTRKVRYPVAFASKRTSRTEECYIPFLLEFAALKFAFDEFESMIFGQIIELETDCKALADLIGNRKLNSTHKRWREFILARDIRAVRHRPGITNTVCNALSRVYESRGDDEAGPGRLETVDPGWEAQKQLVNDLYHLASDNKSARLLDRFAGDPYFEEILTHLLFEVGSAPPNDPDEATARKRRAHRASGYLVDDGKIWLLGGKNGRAGIRVECIPELEGPELAASVHAAGGHFGRDMTVVLLQQRYHWPHLRQDATTAVTTCARCKNFGPRLLSALLKPITRACPFDLLAADYVLFPDGHGGFKNILLVADVYSRFLFAFPTQKPGTGRFTVDSLARILGMLMKPSSVMTDGGSHFDCEEVRQWADSCDTQLIKTPAYAPWTNGLIKGYAKLLLGRIKRLCAPDLGIDPDADHDPMSTPAAWPKHLDKAVAQLNNRILPSLGYSPRELLTGILSPEQKADIGAQIRDPTLEEVDVNMALTYAFRMDGYANALQHAARRKRQFDKKARPADFKAGDLVQKYDARLDETHSSLRKLAPRWSGPVQVVSKATNSYALEDLEGNAFSSAAHSRLLRPFIPSPGTPLDAYIRALRLARRSDPNATRPAMPIDSSRLPITPRPEDKLPLARNDKTQPTGSDDEANEPYDDD is encoded by the exons ATGCCTCCGCGTTTTTGTGGGTTGACAAGTGCGGCATTGACAACTGATCCAGCCAGCGGTTATTTGGCTATGCTCCCATTGGCCACCACTGTGTTGAGTGCTCATTCCTTTACCACGGT CCTACGCTTTCACAATCCTGTCTCTGAAGCACAATACATCAAGGAGACATTTTATACCCATAAAACATTAGCGTTCTGGGCCTCATGCTTCTCAA TTCTCAACTGGGTGCTTGCCACCTTGCTATTATCCCATCAATCTTACATCTTGGGCAACAAAATATTTGTATATGGTGTTGCGCCTGTTCTCACA GTTCCTCTGCCCATGTTCATCATCTTTGACTGGCCCCAAACTTGTCCATGGATATATCAGATATGGCTTGCTGCTGCAGTATGGTCCTGGGCATGGTACAATATCATGTTCATGTATCTTTGCGGTAACTACAGCCAGCAAACTGGTTACATCCCGTGTTTGGACCGGGATTTTTTGGTGCTATTCTA TTATGTGACAGGATTACCAGTTATTGCTATATTTGCACTGGGTCAAAATAGGACTGTCCAAACTTTCATGGtcattttgtttgtttgcaCCGCAGCAGCTCTTGTGAGTATCTTTTATACCCCTGA AAGACGCGCCTTCGCTACAACGGCGAGCCACAAGAAGCCTGAACCCAGGCCACGCGATTCGAAAGGCCAATTTTTAGCCAAACCAAGACCAAATCAAGACGATACACTAGAAAGTACACGCATCAACACATCCACTATACCCTCATCTTTCAGCCAGTCCCTCGAGAACAGCCCAAACACCGAATCGGTCCCATTCCCCAAGAGCCCCAGCCTCGTGTCTGAAAACATACCTTTGCTCCCGCCTTCCGCAACAGGCACTTTACGGGGCAGAAAAGACCGCAGAAACTTCTCCAACCCATTCAACCCGTCCGACCTCTCGCGTCGTCTGTCCCAAGCAGCAGGAGGCCGTGACTCACCCCCACATACCCATAGACCGCCTGTCACACCCAGGCGCTCCCTCTCATCGCCACAATCACCTGCCTCTCAGGCATCATCTCCATCTATCCTGGGGCCAGCATCCCCCTCCTTAGGCAAAGCCGCCGCGAGTGCTATGGGGGACCCTACAGCGTCACGAAAACCAGACCCGTGGCCTCGCCTCCAGGCTCTTGGTCAATTCGTTGACGAGGGTCTCCCCTCACGTGAAGCTGAGTACCGTTCAAGCTTTTTACTAGCGACCCAAGGCTGTTCTGACGAGGACATTGCCAGATTATGGATTGCAAACCTCAAATACAAGGGAAAAGCTTGGTGGTGGCACCAGAAGCTCATTAGTACAGAGGACGGAGAACAAGCGGCGCAGAAATGGTCTACGCTTGTGGTAGAGATTGATAAGCGGTGGAAATCCCCTAAGCCCAACTTTGAGGCGTATCTAACACGGTGTTACGAGGAGTGGCGAGCCCATACAATGGACCTGGCAGCAATGACACCCGAACTCACAAACGCGGCGACAAGTGGCCAAAACCCTCTTGAGGAATGGGCAATGCGACACAAATCACTTGCACTCGATTGTGATGGCGAGTCGGGACGCGCCCGAGTTTATAACCTTACTCAACACGTCCTCCCACCATTTATTGTTGATATGCTCCCCAAATTGAGCTATGGAAGCAACTTTGATGGGCTCATTAACGACATCGCCGCACTTAACCCGCGCTCAGTGCTTAATCAATACGCCGACAGTGCAACTCTCAATGCCTTAGCCAACCTTTGCCTCTCCGAGCACCCATCCACCCGCCTCCCGGCACGCTCTCGCCCTACAAATAGCTGGCTTCCCACCTCAAACTCGATGCAGACCCTGGCTGCCATCCGAACAGCCCCGTCGAGACTCGTACCAGCACCACACGTTCAGTTCTCAAATCCCCTCGTCCAGCCGGCCACCACCCACGTCCCTGCCACGACTACTAGGGCACTTCCGCAGCCACCAGCATCTACAGCTGCCAGACCAAGTTCAACGCGTGCAGAGCCACCACAAGATCCGCCACAAGCGCTGCTCCCGTCCGTCGTGTTGCAAATCGCTCGCGCAAGGCAGCCAAACCCGCCTGTACCCCCCCGCACCCCCTCTCGGGCTGAATATGAGCAGCAGGTACAACAATGGCACGCCACCCACGGAGACCAACGGCCAAATATCTTTTGTCCATTCCCTCTAACTCCTGGCTCGGCGCCCCCTACGTCTAAACTCTGTTCGATTTGCGCCAAGGGTGACCACAACTCACTCGAATGCAAAGCCGCACCCGAGGACAGGCTGCCACTGCAGGAACGTCTATACCGCGCAAGTGTCTCGCAATCTCTGCGACAAGACGAGCCAAGGCAAACCCGCCCCAGCCCATATACTCCATCTCCCCTATACCGCCGCCGCTCCTTGTTCTCCCAACCAGTCGAACTCGTCGAACCCATTGAACTTGTCGAGCACCAGGAACCGTACAGCTACGCGTACGAGTACGACTCGGGAAACAAGGAGG CCAAACCAAGCGCGCCGGAACGGCTGGTTGGCTCAGGGACTACCAAATCTTCTGCAAACAATTTTATTTATACTGCCCGTGTACCTACGGCCTTGTCTCCAGAATCGATTATATATTCATGGTACCCCGAGAGCGAACTAGTGGTAGAAATTGGGAGTATGGAAGAGAATCAGACAAGGGAACATCCGTTTAAGCTTTGTGTAAAACTCATCTCAAGTGACAAGACGCCGTCAACAGAGCTGTGGGGAACCATTGATGGAGGGGCCATGCTGTGTGTTGTCAACTCAGTGGTCTGGGCCCAAATTGAGCACTCGTTCGGCAAACTTGCCCCTTCAAATGTTGTATGTCGAATGGCGAACGGGAACCGGGTGCCCTCAATGGGTAAAGGTGTGGGCTCCATCGTACACCGGGAGTGTATCTGGCCAATTGAGTTTGAAGTCCTTGATTCAGGGGGATCTTTCGAGATCTTATTAGGCAAGAACTGGCTCCGGCGTGCAGAGGCAGAGCAGATTTTCAAGTCAGACGCAATCACATTGGCCACTGAAGCCGGTCCTAA CGAGAGACTCCAAAGCAGGAGGGAAGGCCAAGCTTTAGCAGATAAGGGATGGATGGCTGAACAAGCCTTAGTGGATTACGAGCGCCGTAAACCAATGGAGCAAGACATACCAGATAGCCCAGATGAATCGGCGGAAGAGTCATGGTCAAGAGCCAAAGCAGAGGCAGAAGATGCACGGATACAATCAGTTATGTTTACGGAGGAGGAGATGTCTACACCAACCTCAGTACAACCCCTTGACAACATACTGGATAGAGCCACACGGGCAAGAGCAAGACAGAGAGGTCCAACCATAGACACGCAGCCAGCCACTCCCCCAACAGCAGCCTCCCCATCTGAGCGCAAGACGAATCCATTCAGCCCGGGACGAGTTGCAGAAATTTTGCGTAAGGTCCGCATTGGGCCCGATTTGTCAACAGACCAGAAGAACTTGGCACAAGACCTAGTCCGGGAGTTTGCAGACGTCTTTGCACTTAACCTATTGGAAGTTTGTGCAGTTGACTTCACGGAACTCAGGCTTGACATTCCCACGGGTGCAACATTTCCCATGCGAGCAGGCCAGAAACGGATGACGGAACCGCAAAAACAGGCTCTATATGGGATGTTAGATGAGTTAGAATTGGCAGGCATTATTGAGCAAGTTACACAAGACCAAGTCAAAGCAGTCTCACCCATCAGCCTGGTGCCAAAACCAGGCGGCGTCAATCTCCCTACCCTTGAATACCTCCAGCGCCTAGCCAACTCGGAGTGTCGTCGATATGGCATACCAATCCAATTCCCCGAGGCTGGATTCCATGAGCCAGAGCAATTGCAAGAGCCAACAGCCCCTGCAAAATGGCGGCTTGTCCAAAACTTTGCGTCGGTAAATCAGGTAACCCGTATCCGGTCCTTCCCGATGGGAGATCTTGCAGCCAAACAGCGGGCAGTTGCAGGTCATAGCTTCATTAGCATAATGGATCTACAGGCGGGGTTCCACGCTATCCCAATTGCGCAGGAGAGTGTTCCGTACACAGCGTTCTACGTTGATGGTCGGGGTCACTACGTATACAAACGGATGCCATTTGGACTTACCAGCGCTCCAACAGTCTTCCAAGAAATGATCGCAATGGCATTCAACGATCTGCTAGGGAAGATACTGGAGGCATGGATGGATGACCTGGCAACAGCAGCGGACACGTTTGAGGAAGGCATGCAGAACCTACGTACCATATTCACCCGGTGCCGTGACAGGAAGATCTCGCTATCAGCTTCCAAGACAGTCCTATTCATGACGGAAGCGGTATTTGCGGGTGCCCGTGTATCGAAGGCCGGAATCCGCCCAGACCTCGCCAAAGTTAGAGCTATCCTGGAATGGCCGGAACCGCAGACAATTCTGGAGGTCATGAGCTTCATCGGGCTCACCAATGCATATCAATCCAAGATCCGGGACTACGCGCGTATTGCACAACCTCTGCAAGACTACACCCGAGGCGTAAGGTCGGCGGACTCGCCAAAGGCAGAATACAGGCAGACACTTCGAGAAACCCGAGTCACCCTGAGCGACAAAGCCAAGAAATCGTTTGCGAGACTGAAGACAATACTCACCTTGGATTCAGTCCTGCGTGCTCCAGTATACGACGGCCGGCCATTCATTGTCACAACCGACGGTTCTAAGTACGGCTTTGGGGCAGTTTTAGCTCAAGAGTGGGAAGAGATATCAGCCAATGCCGTGACCAGGAAAGTGAGGTACCCAGTGGCCTTTGCTTCTAAACGGACGTCCCGCACCGAAGAATGTTATATCCCCTTCCTACTCGAATTTGCGGCTCTCAAATTTGCCTTCGACGAGTTCGAGAGTATGATCTTTGGTCAGATCATCGAACTGGAAACGGACTGCAAGGCATTAGCAGACCTCATTGGGAATAGAAAGCTGAACTCCACTCACAAACGCTGGCGAGAATTCATCTTAGCAAGGGATATACGCGCAGTCCGCCACCGCCCAGGTATCACGAACACGGTATGCAACGCATTATCGAGAGTCTATGAAAGCCGAGGAGACGACGAAGCCGGACCAGGGAGACTTGAAACAGTCGATCCAGGCTGGGAAGCCCAGAAGCAACTTGTCAACGACCTGTACCACCTAGCATCAGACAACAAATCGGCTCGTTTACTCGACCGCTTTGCGGGTGACCCATACTTCGAAGAGATCCTAACGCACCTGCTGTTTGAAGTCGGCTCAGCACCCCCAAACGACCCAGACGAGGCGACAGCCAGGAAACGGAGGGCACACCGAGCATCAGGATATCTAGTCGATGACGGGAAGATTTGGCTACTCGGCGGCAAGAACGGAAGGGCAGGAATAAGGGTTGAATGCATACCGGAATTGGAAGGACCGGAGTTGGCAGCGTCAGTTCACGCGGCAGGAGGACACTTCGGTCGGGACATGACCGTAGTCTTGCTACAGCAGCGTTACCATTGGCCCCACCTCAGACAAGACGCAACCACAGCGGTGACTACGTGTGCTCGATGCAAGAATTTTGGTCCACGTCTACTCTCAGCCCTACTCAAACCAATTACGCGCGCTTGCCCCTTCGACCTCCTCGCAGCAGACTACGTCTTGTTCCCAGACGGCCATGGCGGGTTCAAGAACATCCTACTTGTAGCAGACGTCTATAGCCGATTCTTATTTGCATTTCCAACCCAAAAGCCAGGCACGGGGAGATTTACCGTAGATTCACTAGCCAGAATATTGGGTATGCTCATGAAGCCCAGCTCGGTCATGACCGATGGAGGGAGCCACTTTGATTGCGAGGAAGTCCGACAGTGGGCTGATAGTTGCGACACCCAACTTATCAAAACCCCCGCGTATGCACCTTGGACAAACGGCCTAATCAAGGGCTACGCCAAACTTCTCTTGGGTAGAATCAAACGCCTATGTGCACCGGACCTTGGTATAGACCCAGACGCCGACCATGATCCTATGTCCACTCCGGCTGCCTGGCCCAAGCACCTTGACAAGGCCGTGGCCCAGCTAAACAACCGCATCCTGCCCTCCCTTGGTTACTCCCCACGTGAACTCCTGACTGGTATTCTGTCTCCCGAGCAGAAAGCAGATATAGGCGCCCAAATACGAGACCCCACGCTAGAAGAGGTAGACGTCAACATGGCCCTCACGTACGCGTTCCGCATGGATGGCTATGCCAATGCTCTCCAACATGCAGCCAGACGGAAACGCCAGTTTGACAAAAAAGCCAGACCTGCAGACTTCAAAGCGGGAGACTTGGTTCAAAAATACGATGCACGCCTAGATGAAACTCATAGCTCACTCCGCAAGCTTGCTCCCAGATGGTCTGGCCCAGTCCAAGTTGTCTCGAAGGCAACAAACTCTTACGCACTCGAAGACCTCGAAGGCAACGCATTCTCGTCCGCAGCCCATTCCCGCCTCCTCCGTCCGTTCATCCCCTCACCTGGTACTCCGCTTGACGCCTATATACGCGCACTCAGACTTGCACGACGCTCAGACCCGAACGCCACACGCCCAGCCATGCCGATCGATTCCTCACGCCTGCCCATTACGCCCCGACCAGAAGACAAGCTCCCGCTAGCTCGAAATGACAAGACGCAACCCACGGGTTCAGATGACGAAGCCAACGAACCATACGATGATGACTGA
- a CDS encoding Transposon Tf2-7 polyprotein, translating to MCNFYASEVDYLGVIANGEGVKADPKKITQAVDWATPRSVKGVQEFLGFINFYRRFIHNFSKLAQPLYQLLQKNIPWEWGERQEVSFKALKQALIESPVLIQPDPYKEFFLECDASDFATGAVLNQKGSDDKLHPVAFLSKSLAPAERNYDIFDKELLAVVRALKEWRHLLEGTVIPVKILTDHKNLEYFQTKRDLNQRQLRWMGFLADYNYRIVYRPGAQNRKADILSRREDHKSAVKEGGETPVLISPELFIAAIQTDSDLNDLIRDALHDDKAVYKILKSLEEDIPVKGWKLDNGLLYYHDRIYVPNEPEIRKAILESRHDNPSTGHPGQFRTLDLLSRDYYWSGMKQSVTKYVQACNSCIRSKHSNRAPEGLLQNIDLPNKPWEEITYDLIVGLPTSEGYDAILTVVDRLSKMVHFIPTHSDATAVDVANLFVSFVWKLHGLPRKTISDQGPQFNAKFLRQVYKRLGIEPHFSTAYRPQVDGQSERLNQFVEIYLRHYINYRQTDWVASLPLAEFAYNNGKHSGSKHSPFYMCYGYNPDFTVGNTKESHVPQANNLADFLKEIQTEAKAALEIAARQNAQYYDLNRREATKLEIGDKVYLSSANIKTSRPSHKLEHKRLGPYKVLEKIGRNSYKLDLPKSMKVHPVFNIALLHKKPVDKYDRDPVPLPPVVTADGEEEYTVERILDSKKVGRQVKYLVKWKGYGPEDNTWEPKAHLANAPEKLAKFHREHPEAAGP from the exons atg tgtaatttctatgcatctgaagtagattaccttggtgtcattgccaatggtgaaggagtgaaagcagatcccaagaaaatcactcaagcggttgattgggcaacaccgcgctctgtcaaaggggttcaagagtttttgggctttataaatttctatagacgcttcatacataacttctcaaaattggcacaacccttataccaactactccaaaagaatataccttgggagtggggtgaacgccaagaagtgtcttttaaagctcttaaacaggctctaattgaatcccctgtCTTAATCCAACCcgatccatacaaggagtttttccttgagtgtgacgcctctgattttgcaacgggcgctgtccttaatcaaaagggcagtgatgataaattacacccggttgcattcctatcaaaatccctagcacctgctgaaagaaactatgatatctttgataaagagttactagcagtagtaagggctttaaaggaatggcgtcacctgctggaaggaacagtaatccctgtcaaaatactgacagaccataaaaatctggagtacttccagacaaaaagggatctgaaccaaaggcagttaaggtggatgggatttttggcagattacaactataggattgtgtatagaccgggcgcacagaatagaaaagcagatattctctctcgccgtgaagaccacaagtctgcggttaaagaggggggtgaaacccctgtgctcataagcccagagctttttattgcagctatccaaacagatagtgaccttaatgatctaataagggacgctctgcatgatgataaggctgtatacaaaatccttaaatccttggaagaggacaTACCTGTTAAAGGATGGAAACTTGACAATGGCTTACTCTACTATCATGACCGGATTTATGTCCCtaatgagccagaaatcaggaaagccatcttagaaagcaggcatgataacccttccactgggcacccaggacagttcagaaccctagacctcctttcaagggattactactggtcagggatgaaacaatctgtaacaaaatatgtccaagcatgcaattcatgcatacgtagCAAACACTCCAACCgggctcctgaaggtctccttcaaaacatagatttacccaataagccctgggaggaaataacgtatgacttgattgtaggactccccacctcagaaggatatgatgcaatattaacagtagtggaccgattatccaaaatggttcattttataccaacgcactctgatgctactgctgttgatgttgcaaacctctttgtatcctttgtgtggaagttacatgggttacccaggaaaaccattTCGGACCAAGGCCCCCAATTTAATGCAAAATTCCTGAGACAAGTCTACAAGCGGttggggatagaaccacatttctccactgcatacagaccacaagttgatggacaaagtgaacgcttaaaccagtttgtggaaatTTACCTACGCCACTACATCAACtatagacaaacagactgggttgcatcactaccacttgcggaatttgcatacaataatgggaaacactcaggctccaaacactctcccttctacatgtgctatggttataatccagacttcacagttggaaacaccaaggaaagccatgtcccccaagccaacaacctagcagacttcctgaaagaaatccaaactgaagcaaaagctgctttagaaattgctgcaagacaaaatgcgcaatactatgatttaaacagaagggaagcaaccaagctggaaaTTGGTGATAAAGTTTATTTGAGTAGtgccaacatcaaaacttcaaggccttcccatAAGCTAGAACATAAGCGATTGGGGCCCTAcaaggtcttggagaaaattggcaggaactcttataaactggatctccctaaatccatgaaagtccatcctgtcttcaacattgccctATTACACAAAAAGCCAGTAGACAAGTATGACCGTGATCCAGTTCCACTCcccccagttgtcacagctgatggagaagaggaatatactgttgaaaggatcctagactccaagaaagtgggtcgacaagtcaaatacttggttaaatggaaagggtatggaccagaggataacacatgggagcccaaggcccacttagccaatgcccctgaaaaattggctaagtttcaccgtgaacatccagaggcagctggaccttaa